Proteins co-encoded in one Gracilimonas sediminicola genomic window:
- a CDS encoding ABC transporter permease has translation MRIVNSFAEGFRIALRALKINKIRSTLTALCIIIGITMVTIVDAVTTGMDISFEKSMAMMGQNVVYVQKWPWGMGGEYKWWEYRNRKEMKLEYVDQIREYSRYANTVTASTNRNTSIRYQEKSAEGVGLSGTTANYLEIQGLNISQGRMFVEQEVRSGSNVAVIGHTLMESLFEFETPLGKQIRVGGQKFTVVGVLEKQGKFLGLEDTDNRIIIPISAYGQIYGLRYGLQIGVQFPNQEAFKEGEYELEGIMRRIRQLDATEDNDFALNKPEAFKQQLEGMKAGIYTVGFILSGLSLLIGGIGVMNIMFVSVRERTKEIGIRKAVGAKAWEILTQFLLEAIAICLLGGIIGVALAGGLTVLINQAFVAVMNVSVVILAFSICTMVGVIFGFIPAYRAAKSDPIESLRFE, from the coding sequence ATGAGAATAGTAAACAGTTTTGCAGAAGGATTCAGGATAGCTCTTCGGGCGCTTAAAATAAATAAAATCCGCTCCACACTTACCGCCCTTTGTATCATTATTGGCATCACGATGGTAACCATTGTGGATGCAGTTACCACCGGCATGGATATCTCCTTTGAGAAAAGCATGGCCATGATGGGGCAAAATGTTGTGTACGTGCAGAAGTGGCCATGGGGCATGGGCGGTGAGTACAAATGGTGGGAATACCGGAACAGAAAGGAAATGAAGCTCGAATATGTGGATCAGATTCGAGAGTACAGCCGGTACGCCAATACAGTTACGGCTTCCACAAACAGAAATACATCTATCCGCTACCAGGAGAAAAGTGCCGAAGGTGTTGGGTTAAGTGGAACCACAGCCAATTACCTGGAAATTCAGGGGCTGAATATTAGCCAAGGGCGAATGTTTGTTGAGCAGGAAGTGCGATCGGGTTCAAATGTCGCGGTTATCGGACATACCTTAATGGAATCATTGTTCGAGTTTGAAACCCCATTGGGAAAACAAATTCGGGTGGGCGGTCAGAAATTCACAGTGGTAGGAGTTTTAGAGAAACAGGGCAAATTTCTGGGGCTTGAAGACACCGACAATCGCATTATCATTCCTATATCGGCTTATGGTCAAATTTATGGCTTGAGGTATGGACTCCAAATAGGCGTGCAATTTCCTAACCAGGAAGCTTTCAAAGAAGGAGAATATGAGCTGGAAGGCATTATGCGAAGAATACGTCAGCTTGATGCCACCGAAGATAATGACTTTGCCCTGAATAAACCTGAGGCCTTTAAACAACAGCTGGAAGGAATGAAGGCCGGAATCTATACGGTAGGGTTTATACTCAGTGGACTTTCGTTGTTGATTGGGGGCATTGGCGTTATGAACATCATGTTTGTATCCGTAAGAGAACGAACTAAGGAAATTGGAATTAGAAAAGCGGTAGGGGCCAAAGCCTGGGAGATTCTCACTCAGTTTCTTCTGGAGGCTATTGCTATTTGTTTGTTGGGGGGAATTATCGGGGTGGCCCTTGCGGGTGGTTTAACTGTTCTCATCAACCAGGCCTTTGTAGCTGTAATGAATGTGAGTGTGGTAATATTGGCTTTCAGCATTTGTACCATGGTTGGGGTGATATTCGGATTCATTCCTGCTTACCGCGCCGCTAAATCGGATCCTATTGAATCATTGAGGTTTGAGTAA
- a CDS encoding ABC transporter ATP-binding protein — MSKKPVIEITELTKVYQMGNTEVHALAGVTFDVKENEYIAIMGPSGSGKSTLMNMIGCLDTPTTGDYILNGSNVSNMDDAELAEVRNREIGFVFQTFNLLPRTSCLANAELPLIYAGMKSAERKERATEVLTKVGLGDRIDHKPNELSGGQRQRVAIARALVNNPSILLADEPTGNLDTKTGEEIMLLFEELYRQGNTIIVVTHEQEIADHARRIVRLRDGIIESDEKVERPLLADHQLA, encoded by the coding sequence ATGTCGAAGAAACCAGTTATTGAAATTACCGAATTAACCAAGGTGTACCAGATGGGAAACACAGAAGTTCACGCCCTTGCCGGTGTAACTTTTGATGTGAAAGAGAACGAGTACATAGCCATTATGGGACCTTCCGGTTCAGGTAAATCGACCCTGATGAATATGATCGGCTGCCTGGATACTCCAACAACCGGAGATTACATCCTTAACGGCAGTAACGTGTCGAACATGGATGATGCCGAGCTGGCCGAAGTCCGTAACCGGGAAATCGGTTTCGTATTCCAGACCTTTAACCTGTTGCCCCGAACTTCCTGCCTGGCTAACGCTGAGCTTCCTTTGATTTATGCAGGGATGAAGTCGGCAGAGCGTAAAGAAAGAGCTACCGAGGTATTGACCAAGGTAGGCCTTGGAGATCGTATCGATCACAAGCCTAACGAGCTCTCCGGTGGACAAAGACAGCGTGTAGCCATTGCTCGTGCGCTGGTCAACAATCCGTCCATTCTACTGGCTGATGAGCCAACCGGTAACCTGGATACCAAAACCGGGGAAGAAATTATGTTATTGTTTGAAGAGTTGTACCGACAGGGTAATACTATTATCGTGGTAACACACGAACAAGAAATAGCTGATCATGCCCGACGGATTGTGCGGCTCCGAGACGGAATCATTGAATCGGATGAAAAGGTTGAGAGACCGTTGCTTGCTGATCATCAGCTTGCCTGA
- a CDS encoding TolC family protein, with protein MKRLLSSTLFALLLFTSPILLAQEARTISLQEAIQIALDNNYQLKQAKNNLELANESITSEYADFAPSVSSSLSGGRSTGQQFIADRLSEPGLNPFVDVTSQSISGRIGVDITIFDGFNNILSLRASQQSKVSSEESLQRAKEQVIFNTATRYLQVLLDLQLLEIAEENLENSMQQLEQVRAQVEVGSRPTVDLYNQEAQVASDELAVTQQENGLKFSKLVLVRQLQIDPLGDYEFIVPETEMEVTQSVGHDFSLSELIDQAILNRSDLKSEIADIKTLEYQLQIAQGSLYPSVSASASMSSRYSDQYSLPGQGSVSFSDQFFDQQINRSLGLSVNIPIFQNWNRMYNIQSSKVQLKNAELSFDNSKLQVIQEVTQAYNDYTSYVKQLEASEKSRRASERAFETQQERYNVGSSTLIELSQAQANYVEAQSNYTQAMYNLIFQEKLLDYYLGKLSGDSVEF; from the coding sequence ATGAAACGACTACTTTCATCTACGCTGTTTGCCCTTCTTTTATTTACCTCACCAATTTTATTAGCTCAGGAAGCGCGCACCATCTCACTCCAGGAAGCGATTCAAATTGCCCTGGATAATAATTACCAACTTAAGCAGGCCAAGAATAATCTGGAGTTAGCCAATGAAAGTATTACTAGTGAGTATGCTGATTTTGCGCCATCCGTTTCTTCAAGCCTGAGTGGTGGCAGATCAACGGGTCAACAGTTTATTGCTGACCGATTGAGTGAGCCCGGTTTGAATCCATTTGTTGATGTTACCTCTCAATCAATTAGCGGAAGAATTGGCGTAGATATAACAATTTTTGATGGCTTCAATAATATACTTTCGCTTCGTGCAAGCCAGCAGTCAAAGGTTTCATCAGAGGAAAGCCTGCAGAGAGCTAAAGAACAAGTGATTTTTAATACGGCCACGAGATATCTTCAGGTACTGCTGGATCTTCAGCTTCTGGAAATTGCAGAAGAGAATCTTGAAAACTCTATGCAGCAGCTGGAACAAGTTCGTGCACAGGTAGAGGTAGGATCTCGCCCAACAGTGGATTTATACAATCAAGAAGCACAGGTAGCAAGTGATGAATTGGCCGTAACACAACAGGAAAACGGTTTGAAATTCAGCAAACTCGTTTTGGTTCGTCAGCTTCAGATTGATCCGCTTGGCGACTACGAATTTATTGTGCCTGAAACAGAAATGGAAGTTACGCAAAGTGTAGGGCACGACTTTAGCCTCAGTGAGCTTATTGACCAAGCTATTCTGAACCGATCAGATTTGAAAAGTGAGATTGCAGATATTAAAACCCTTGAGTATCAGCTTCAAATAGCTCAGGGAAGTTTATATCCTTCTGTATCCGCAAGTGCATCAATGTCTTCTCGGTACAGCGACCAGTATTCTTTGCCGGGGCAGGGAAGTGTTAGTTTCAGTGACCAGTTTTTTGATCAGCAAATTAACCGTTCGTTAGGCTTGTCAGTTAATATTCCGATTTTTCAGAATTGGAACCGTATGTACAATATTCAATCTTCAAAAGTACAGCTGAAGAATGCCGAGCTTTCGTTCGACAATTCTAAACTCCAGGTAATTCAGGAAGTAACGCAGGCTTATAATGATTACACATCGTATGTAAAACAGCTGGAAGCTTCTGAAAAATCAAGAAGAGCAAGTGAAAGAGCATTTGAAACCCAGCAGGAGCGGTACAATGTGGGATCAAGCACCCTTATCGAGCTGAGTCAGGCCCAGGCCAACTATGTTGAGGCACAGTCAAATTATACACAAGCGATGTACAACCTGATTTTCCAGGAAAAACTGCTGGACTATTACCTCGGTAAACTCAGTGGCGACAGCGTAGAATTTTAA
- the bshB1 gene encoding bacillithiol biosynthesis deacetylase BshB1, translated as MKLDVLVFASHPDDAELGCGGTIASLTSAGKKVGIIDLTKGEMGTRGTEQTRAEEVKKASEILSISYRKNLDLGDSLLPNTRENQLKIIEQVRATQPHICLVGAPFDRHPDHPKGTQLVLDALFYAGLKKLPTTDDNGDEQSTWRPSHILHYMQDRPMEPDFIYDISEHWETKRKAMLAYTTQFNVSDPGDEPSTYISTENYFNQLEGRARYLGHLAGFTFGEAFKYYLSPAPLKNFNSFFNTSPTR; from the coding sequence ATGAAATTAGACGTTCTTGTTTTTGCTTCCCATCCCGATGATGCCGAGTTAGGCTGTGGCGGAACCATTGCCTCCCTTACATCTGCCGGAAAGAAAGTTGGGATTATTGATCTTACCAAAGGTGAAATGGGTACCCGTGGAACAGAACAAACCCGTGCTGAGGAAGTTAAGAAAGCCAGCGAAATTTTATCTATTTCATATCGTAAAAATCTGGATTTGGGTGACTCGTTATTGCCCAACACCCGGGAGAACCAGCTTAAAATCATTGAACAGGTACGGGCAACCCAGCCACACATTTGTTTGGTAGGTGCTCCTTTCGACAGGCATCCGGATCACCCCAAAGGAACACAGCTTGTACTGGACGCCCTTTTCTATGCCGGCTTAAAGAAGCTTCCGACCACCGATGATAATGGGGATGAACAGTCCACCTGGAGGCCTTCCCATATCCTCCACTATATGCAGGACCGGCCTATGGAACCTGATTTTATTTATGATATTTCAGAGCATTGGGAAACAAAGAGAAAGGCCATGCTGGCTTACACCACACAGTTTAATGTGAGCGACCCCGGCGATGAGCCTTCCACCTATATCTCCACTGAAAATTATTTCAATCAGCTTGAAGGTCGCGCCCGGTACCTTGGGCACCTTGCAGGTTTTACTTTTGGAGAGGCTTTTAAATATTACTTGTCTCCGGCACCGCTGAAGAACTTTAACTCCTTTTTTAATACTTCACCAACGCGTTGA
- a CDS encoding DUF6588 family protein: MFNKFKKITKGLCALSVISLATVGNAQAQLGDAGAILRAGAEDANTLMESYLAPYTKGFGAGLNTGWFNTAKAHPTLGFDISLNVSAAVIPGSDQIFDVSQLALQQLEVVSGGSETPTVAGDKSTNTEVGIFATNPQNGNREEVARFGLPGGSGFPYAPAPMIQASLGIVKDTDISLRYIPEFTAPVVDAGVGLFGVGVKHGINQWLPGGKLLPVDLSVQIGYNKFNANANFNVDPEEGSDIYNPYNASQWDGQGIELETTATTYNAIVGKTVPFVSVYGGIGFETSKTSLKTPGAYPVTSFNPNYNPNSTDPETREKRIESVEGPIDLEIKDNNSMRAFAGLRFSLAVFRISASYTISNYSTFNVGVGFGLR, from the coding sequence ATGTTTAATAAATTCAAAAAAATAACGAAAGGCTTATGTGCCCTATCTGTCATAAGCCTCGCTACAGTCGGGAATGCCCAAGCACAACTCGGGGATGCTGGAGCAATTCTAAGAGCAGGTGCTGAAGATGCGAATACATTGATGGAAAGCTATCTGGCACCTTACACCAAAGGTTTTGGAGCAGGACTTAATACAGGATGGTTCAATACCGCTAAAGCTCATCCAACCCTTGGCTTTGATATAAGCCTGAATGTATCGGCTGCTGTTATTCCTGGGTCTGATCAAATTTTTGATGTCAGCCAGCTTGCTCTTCAGCAGTTAGAAGTGGTTTCAGGTGGTTCTGAAACGCCTACGGTTGCCGGAGACAAAAGCACCAATACCGAAGTAGGTATCTTTGCCACTAATCCTCAAAATGGAAACAGAGAAGAAGTGGCTCGTTTTGGGCTTCCTGGCGGATCAGGATTTCCATATGCACCTGCTCCTATGATTCAGGCAAGCCTTGGTATTGTTAAAGATACCGACATAAGTCTGCGTTATATCCCGGAATTCACAGCCCCTGTAGTTGATGCCGGCGTTGGGTTATTCGGAGTCGGTGTAAAGCATGGAATCAATCAGTGGTTACCAGGCGGAAAATTATTACCGGTCGACCTTTCCGTTCAGATTGGGTATAACAAGTTTAATGCGAATGCAAACTTCAATGTAGATCCGGAAGAAGGTTCTGACATTTATAACCCTTACAACGCATCTCAGTGGGACGGGCAGGGAATTGAGTTAGAAACCACAGCCACCACGTATAATGCCATTGTAGGTAAAACAGTGCCATTCGTATCTGTTTATGGGGGAATTGGTTTCGAAACTTCGAAAACTTCTCTTAAAACACCCGGTGCCTACCCTGTTACCTCTTTCAACCCGAATTACAATCCGAACTCTACTGATCCGGAGACTCGGGAAAAGAGAATTGAATCTGTGGAAGGTCCCATAGACCTGGAGATTAAGGATAATAACTCCATGCGTGCTTTTGCCGGTTTGAGATTCAGCCTTGCAGTATTCAGAATTTCAGCCAGCTACACGATTTCCAACTACTCTACATTTAACGTAGGTGTTGGTTTTGGTTTAAGATAA
- the rsgA gene encoding ribosome small subunit-dependent GTPase A, translated as MQKGRVIQSTGSWYHVDTGKEIIESRLPGRFRLNEKEVTNPIAVGDWVEFELNDDGTGNIDKIHDRENYITRQATHGKRGEQILVANLDQACVVQSIKKPKVKEGFIDRFLVTCEAYEVKPVIILNKIDLAKSGGLEFAEELSELYTGLGYTFLITSIDNSDSLQKLKEQLKDKTSAFIGPSGVGKTSLVNAIDPSYDLKVKEVSDFSNKGKHTTTYAQLIPLSFGGYLADTPGIREFGLVNIEPWELSLFFPEMLEPRQECQFNNCTHAHEPKCGVAQAFEDGEIAASRYNSYLNMLDSL; from the coding sequence ATGCAAAAAGGAAGAGTCATACAATCTACCGGTAGCTGGTATCATGTGGATACCGGGAAAGAAATTATAGAATCGCGTCTGCCGGGTCGCTTTCGTTTGAATGAGAAAGAAGTCACCAACCCCATAGCTGTTGGCGACTGGGTGGAGTTTGAGCTCAATGACGATGGAACCGGTAATATTGATAAGATCCATGACCGGGAGAACTACATCACCCGGCAGGCAACCCACGGCAAGAGAGGTGAACAAATACTGGTTGCCAACCTTGATCAGGCTTGTGTGGTTCAATCCATAAAGAAACCAAAGGTAAAGGAAGGGTTTATCGATCGGTTTTTAGTCACCTGTGAAGCCTATGAAGTGAAGCCGGTTATCATTCTGAACAAAATTGATCTGGCAAAAAGCGGCGGACTCGAATTTGCTGAAGAACTCTCAGAATTATATACCGGGCTGGGTTATACTTTTTTAATCACCAGTATTGATAACTCCGATTCACTGCAAAAGCTGAAAGAGCAACTCAAAGATAAAACATCCGCTTTTATTGGCCCCTCCGGAGTGGGTAAAACCAGCTTAGTGAATGCTATTGATCCTTCCTATGATCTTAAAGTGAAAGAAGTGTCCGACTTTTCTAACAAAGGAAAACACACCACCACCTACGCCCAATTGATTCCACTCAGTTTTGGTGGATACCTGGCAGATACGCCCGGAATCCGGGAATTCGGGCTCGTTAATATAGAACCATGGGAATTGTCTCTGTTTTTCCCGGAGATGCTGGAACCCAGACAGGAATGTCAGTTCAACAATTGCACGCACGCTCATGAGCCGAAATGCGGTGTGGCTCAAGCTTTTGAAGACGGTGAAATAGCTGCCAGCAGGTACAATTCATACCTGAATATGCTTGATTCCCTATAA
- a CDS encoding ABC transporter permease has product MHIKETTIQAFDSLKANKLRSFLTLLALVIGVFAVIVSTTAVAVLDNYFKNTMSLMGSDVINVSKTPAVQMGSLSDDIRNRKDIDFRTAERLEDLMQIGRGMSPDEYFNTTKIKFGDEETEPNVGVRGSNENYLANNSYTLEDGRNFTGDDIQYGRNVVIVGKDVQDALFKNEYPLGKEIRFDGKPYTVIGLLESKGQIFGQSFDNFVLIPYTAALNAYGGNRNISIQVRAPEIDFITETVEEITGILRVIRKVNPGENNDFEISTNDSLSGTFDAFTGALYMGGFAIGLITLLGAGIGVMNIMLVSVSERTREIGVRKAVGATRKAIVSQFLMETIFICQLGGIIGMALGIGVGNLMAVWIETEAVIPMWSVAGGFFGMLIVGLIFGVYPAFKAAKLDPIESLRYE; this is encoded by the coding sequence ATGCATATCAAAGAGACAACCATACAAGCGTTTGATTCCCTTAAAGCAAACAAGCTAAGGTCTTTCCTGACCCTTCTTGCCTTGGTGATCGGGGTGTTCGCGGTTATCGTTTCAACAACGGCCGTGGCTGTTCTGGATAACTATTTCAAAAATACGATGAGCCTGATGGGCAGCGATGTCATTAATGTATCCAAAACCCCGGCAGTACAAATGGGTTCACTAAGTGATGATATTCGAAATCGGAAGGATATTGATTTCAGGACTGCTGAAAGACTGGAAGACCTGATGCAAATCGGAAGGGGAATGAGTCCCGATGAGTACTTCAATACTACAAAAATCAAATTTGGTGATGAAGAAACCGAGCCGAATGTAGGGGTTCGGGGCAGTAATGAAAATTACCTCGCCAACAATTCTTACACCCTTGAAGATGGCCGGAATTTTACCGGTGACGACATCCAGTATGGGCGCAATGTGGTGATTGTAGGAAAAGATGTGCAGGACGCACTTTTTAAAAACGAATACCCGCTAGGTAAAGAAATCCGCTTTGATGGTAAGCCTTATACAGTCATTGGTCTGCTAGAATCTAAAGGACAAATATTCGGGCAGTCGTTCGATAACTTTGTACTCATTCCATATACTGCAGCCTTGAATGCGTATGGTGGAAACCGGAATATCAGCATTCAGGTTCGCGCACCGGAAATTGATTTTATAACGGAAACGGTGGAAGAGATTACCGGGATACTTCGGGTTATCAGAAAGGTAAATCCCGGTGAGAACAACGATTTTGAAATATCCACTAACGATTCCCTCTCCGGAACATTTGATGCTTTCACCGGAGCATTATATATGGGTGGTTTTGCAATCGGACTGATTACACTGCTTGGAGCCGGTATCGGGGTAATGAATATCATGTTGGTATCCGTTTCGGAACGTACCCGCGAAATTGGCGTTCGCAAAGCTGTGGGTGCAACCCGAAAAGCCATCGTCAGTCAATTCTTGATGGAGACTATATTTATATGCCAGCTCGGGGGAATTATAGGGATGGCCTTAGGCATCGGGGTGGGGAATCTGATGGCCGTATGGATCGAGACAGAAGCGGTTATCCCGATGTGGTCGGTAGCCGGCGGCTTTTTCGGAATGTTGATTGTAGGGCTGATATTCGGAGTGTATCCTGCTTTTAAAGCAGCGAAACTTGATCCTATAGAAAGTTTACGCTACGAATAA
- a CDS encoding efflux RND transporter periplasmic adaptor subunit, with amino-acid sequence MAKKKSSTSKLLMWIGGVLGVIIALGLTLRFTGVIGNSETGKEVETATAKLKTITQLVSASGKVQPEIEVIIRPDVSGEIIELAVKEGDFVREGDLLVRIKPDIYQAQIDNLNAALLTQKARLEQTKASLIRAEAAHQRDKKLYDKDLISEMDYIQSKSEWESQKASLKAAEYQIQSAEAQLRQAQEELEQTVIRAPQDGTVTGLGVEEGERVLGNAQMAGTEMMRVSLLDRMEVLVEVNENDIVNVDFADTTRIEVDAYPERRFNGVVTEIANSAQVTGSGTNEQVTNYQVKVRIITPHNLDSSPEKLVRNEASEDPEEMFVPKFRPGMSATVDIETQTATNVVSVPIQAVTVRDFAKDEKAQKAESDSAEIMLASSQDHSDLTIQEEDIRKVVFVVEDGQAIRKEVETGISDNTHIQILSGVNAGEEIVIGSYRTLSNLLKDGDNVIVNNKVATFN; translated from the coding sequence ATGGCTAAGAAGAAATCTTCGACATCGAAATTGTTGATGTGGATCGGTGGGGTTCTCGGGGTAATTATTGCTCTGGGATTAACGCTGCGGTTCACCGGAGTAATTGGAAATTCAGAAACCGGTAAGGAAGTCGAGACAGCGACCGCCAAACTGAAAACTATAACTCAACTTGTATCCGCTTCCGGTAAAGTGCAGCCGGAAATCGAGGTAATTATACGCCCGGATGTTTCCGGAGAGATCATCGAGCTTGCCGTGAAGGAAGGCGACTTTGTGCGGGAAGGCGATTTACTGGTTCGCATCAAACCGGATATTTATCAGGCCCAGATCGATAACCTGAATGCAGCTCTGCTTACCCAAAAAGCACGACTGGAGCAGACCAAAGCATCGTTGATAAGGGCAGAGGCTGCTCACCAAAGAGACAAGAAATTGTACGATAAAGATCTCATTTCTGAGATGGATTACATTCAATCCAAGTCGGAGTGGGAATCTCAAAAAGCCAGTTTAAAGGCTGCTGAGTATCAAATTCAGAGTGCAGAAGCACAGTTGCGACAGGCTCAGGAAGAACTGGAGCAAACCGTTATTCGTGCTCCTCAGGATGGAACCGTTACCGGACTTGGAGTTGAAGAAGGCGAACGTGTGTTGGGTAATGCCCAAATGGCCGGAACCGAGATGATGCGTGTTTCCCTGCTCGACCGAATGGAAGTACTGGTTGAAGTAAACGAAAACGATATCGTGAATGTGGATTTTGCTGACACTACCCGAATTGAAGTAGATGCTTATCCTGAGCGACGATTTAATGGTGTGGTTACCGAGATTGCAAATTCAGCTCAGGTTACCGGAAGCGGAACCAACGAGCAGGTAACCAATTATCAGGTGAAGGTTCGAATCATCACCCCGCATAATTTAGACAGCAGCCCGGAAAAATTGGTTCGTAACGAAGCATCAGAAGACCCTGAAGAAATGTTCGTACCTAAATTCCGCCCCGGAATGTCAGCTACCGTAGATATTGAAACACAAACGGCCACTAATGTTGTGTCGGTACCAATACAGGCTGTAACGGTGCGTGATTTCGCTAAGGATGAAAAAGCTCAAAAAGCGGAATCTGATTCTGCGGAAATTATGCTGGCGAGTTCTCAGGACCACAGTGACCTGACTATCCAGGAAGAGGACATCCGAAAGGTGGTATTTGTTGTGGAAGACGGCCAAGCCATTCGTAAAGAAGTGGAGACCGGAATCAGCGATAATACGCACATTCAGATTCTTTCGGGAGTGAATGCCGGCGAAGAAATTGTAATCGGAAGCTATCGAACACTTTCAAATTTGCTTAAGGATGGCGATAATGTAATCGTTAACAACAAGGTAGCCACATTCAATTAA
- a CDS encoding phage holin family protein: MEDVGSRIKQITRELKHYVETRIELSVLNIGDKVSYLIGQSIQQLFGYAILGLGLVFGLTALSIYLGDLLDKEWAGYAIVASPFIVLGLIFVVAKPKSIARKIQQQILAEFLDTLPNQQQEQKQLVLKENEKKQTENNG, translated from the coding sequence ATGGAAGATGTAGGAAGCAGGATTAAGCAGATTACCCGCGAGCTCAAACATTATGTTGAGACTCGTATTGAGCTGAGTGTGTTGAATATTGGAGATAAAGTCAGTTACCTGATCGGGCAGTCAATACAGCAGTTATTCGGATATGCTATTTTGGGTTTAGGACTGGTTTTTGGCTTAACGGCACTCTCTATTTATTTAGGGGACCTGCTTGATAAAGAATGGGCCGGTTATGCCATTGTCGCTTCTCCATTTATTGTGCTTGGGTTGATCTTTGTGGTGGCAAAGCCAAAATCAATAGCCCGAAAAATACAGCAACAGATATTGGCTGAGTTCCTGGATACACTTCCGAATCAGCAGCAAGAGCAAAAACAGCTTGTACTCAAAGAAAACGAAAAGAAACAAACTGAGAATAATGGCTAA